The following are encoded together in the Mycolicibacterium arabiense genome:
- a CDS encoding M15 family metallopeptidase, protein MTVATVVAAVTVVVQCAPAPPAPDPTSSPATSTTTSIPGAEIPRTVTRPRTPTPVTAPAAVYPVTATELGATWRPGCPVPPERLRRVNLDYLGFDGRTHRGDLVVAEDLVGDVVDAFAELYRLRFPIERMRTVDHYPGAEDELSMRDDNTSAFNCRRLPSGSGWSLHALGRAVDVNPLLNPYVDSRGNLEPATAGPFVDRSRRDPGMLHAGDPAVRAFTSRGWRWGGDWRTPKDYQHFEKR, encoded by the coding sequence GTGACGGTCGCGACGGTTGTCGCGGCCGTCACGGTCGTCGTGCAGTGCGCACCCGCACCGCCCGCGCCGGACCCGACGTCGTCGCCGGCGACGTCCACTACGACGTCCATTCCGGGGGCGGAGATCCCGAGGACGGTCACCCGACCGCGAACGCCCACGCCGGTCACCGCGCCCGCGGCCGTATACCCGGTCACCGCAACCGAACTCGGCGCGACCTGGCGACCCGGCTGCCCCGTGCCGCCCGAACGGCTGCGTCGGGTGAACCTCGACTACCTCGGTTTTGACGGCCGCACCCATCGCGGTGATCTGGTGGTCGCCGAGGACCTGGTGGGCGATGTCGTCGACGCGTTCGCCGAGTTGTACCGGCTGCGATTCCCGATCGAGCGGATGCGGACCGTCGACCACTACCCGGGTGCCGAGGACGAACTGTCGATGCGCGACGACAACACCTCGGCGTTCAATTGCCGGCGGCTCCCCAGCGGATCAGGTTGGTCGTTGCACGCGCTCGGGCGGGCCGTCGACGTCAACCCACTGCTGAACCCGTACGTCGACAGCCGGGGGAACCTGGAGCCCGCGACCGCCGGACCCTTCGTCGACCGCTCGCGGCGTGACCCGGGGATGCTGCACGCAGGCGATCCAGCAGTGCGGGCGTTCACGAGCCGCGGCTGGCGATGGGGTGGCGACTGGCGCACCCCCAAGGACTATCAGCACTTCGAGAAGCGCTAG
- a CDS encoding NADPH-dependent FMN reductase, whose translation MTKIALIITSTRTERFADRPAAWVAERLRREGLEVDVVDMRDHDLPSFDGPSPMYAPRRYATPAIAEFGRHVDEADAYVVLASEYNHGYTGVFKNAADHLFAEWDRKPIAFVAWGNVGGARAVEQLRSVAVEFGMAPIRPAVHILPDVLVPAMTAPTYDAELFAALEPRLDALVEELTWWTNALGSGRAASPEVVAAHA comes from the coding sequence ATGACCAAGATCGCCCTCATCATCACCAGCACCCGCACGGAGCGCTTCGCCGATCGACCGGCCGCGTGGGTGGCCGAGCGTCTGCGGCGCGAGGGGCTGGAGGTCGACGTTGTCGACATGCGCGACCACGACCTACCAAGCTTCGACGGGCCGTCGCCGATGTACGCGCCGCGTCGGTACGCGACACCGGCGATCGCAGAATTCGGGCGACACGTCGACGAGGCCGACGCATACGTCGTGCTCGCCAGCGAGTACAACCACGGCTATACGGGGGTGTTCAAGAACGCAGCCGACCACCTGTTCGCGGAATGGGACCGCAAGCCGATTGCCTTCGTCGCGTGGGGAAACGTCGGCGGTGCGCGCGCGGTGGAGCAACTGCGTTCCGTCGCAGTCGAGTTCGGAATGGCGCCCATCCGCCCCGCGGTGCACATCCTGCCCGACGTGCTGGTGCCCGCGATGACGGCGCCCACCTACGATGCGGAACTCTTCGCCGCGCTCGAACCGAGACTCGACGCGCTGGTAGAGGAGTTGACGTGGTGGACCAACGCGTTGGGCTCGGGGCGCGCCGCCTCGCCGGAAGTCGTCGCTGCGCACGCGTGA
- a CDS encoding TetR/AcrR family transcriptional regulator codes for MRADAQRNRTAVLTAAEAVYAEQGVDVSLNEIARRANTGNATLYRHFPTREELLAEVYTGHLERYCALAEEAARADDPVAALRDCVTATCALQATNRGLADLLASLRPLSPRVEELRDRHYRAIATVFERAVGTGLVRADASPADLAVLLIANAGLVHRTVEDAPRASARLVALWLAGLVTDEVVVEVPPAPTDSEIRRVLHG; via the coding sequence ATGCGTGCTGACGCGCAACGCAATCGGACTGCCGTGCTGACCGCGGCCGAGGCGGTGTACGCCGAACAGGGCGTGGACGTGTCGCTGAACGAGATCGCACGACGCGCGAACACCGGCAACGCCACGTTGTACCGGCACTTCCCCACCCGCGAGGAGTTGCTCGCCGAGGTCTACACCGGCCACCTCGAGCGCTACTGCGCCCTCGCCGAAGAGGCCGCCCGCGCGGACGATCCGGTGGCCGCGTTGCGGGACTGCGTCACCGCCACCTGCGCGCTACAGGCCACCAATCGGGGACTGGCCGACCTCCTGGCATCGCTGCGGCCGCTGTCGCCCCGTGTCGAGGAACTCCGGGACCGCCACTACCGCGCCATCGCCACGGTGTTCGAGCGCGCGGTGGGCACCGGCCTGGTGCGCGCCGACGCGTCCCCCGCCGACCTCGCCGTGCTCCTGATCGCCAACGCCGGCCTGGTCCACCGGACCGTCGAGGACGCTCCGCGGGCGAGCGCCCGACTGGTCGCGCTGTGGCTCGCCGGTCTCGTCACCGACGAGGTCGTCGTCGAGGTGCCGCCCGCTCCAACGGATTCCGAGATCCGACGGGTGTTGCACGGCTGA
- a CDS encoding isochorismatase family protein: MDWNPRDTAVVFIDPQNDVLSPTGINWAATGASVTENDTVAHMLAIFQAAKAASYGMFISPHYFYPTDHRWLFNGALEADELRTGTFDRPGPLNLDGLPGSGADWLDVFKPYIEDPDTVVVSPHKVFGSQTNDLVLQLRKRRINRVLLGGMLANMCVGSHLRDLLEQGFEVYVVRDAIAGPRHPEWGDGYQAALVNYAFLAHGVVWTEDVVTAMQASAQPSNAEEIR, encoded by the coding sequence ATGGACTGGAACCCACGCGACACCGCCGTCGTGTTCATCGATCCACAGAACGACGTCCTGAGCCCCACCGGAATCAACTGGGCGGCAACGGGCGCCAGCGTCACGGAGAACGACACCGTCGCGCACATGCTGGCGATCTTCCAGGCCGCGAAGGCCGCGTCGTACGGGATGTTCATCTCACCGCACTACTTCTATCCCACCGATCACCGCTGGCTGTTCAACGGCGCACTGGAGGCCGACGAACTGCGCACCGGCACCTTCGACCGGCCGGGTCCCCTGAACCTGGACGGGCTGCCCGGCTCGGGAGCCGACTGGCTCGACGTCTTCAAGCCGTACATCGAGGACCCGGACACGGTCGTCGTCAGCCCGCACAAGGTGTTCGGCTCGCAGACCAACGACCTGGTGCTGCAGTTGCGCAAACGGCGGATCAACAGGGTCCTGCTCGGCGGGATGCTCGCGAACATGTGCGTCGGATCGCACCTGCGCGATCTCCTCGAGCAGGGCTTCGAGGTCTACGTCGTCCGTGATGCCATCGCGGGTCCGCGCCATCCGGAGTGGGGCGACGGCTACCAGGCCGCTCTGGTCAACTACGCATTCCTCGCGCACGGGGTGGTCTGGACCGAGGACGTCGTCACCGCCATGCAGGCATCGGCGCAGCCGTCGAACGCCGAGGAGATCCGATGA
- a CDS encoding SDR family NAD(P)-dependent oxidoreductase, translating into MSRLSTPFGFTSTAAEVLADVDLSGQRIIVTGATSDLGVETARALAAAGASVVLGVRRFDAGREVAAQIAESTGNESVTAAVLDVADLASVRDFVARCGAEPVHALINNAGIMALPELVRSKEGREMQFATNYLGHFALTVGLRPALEAAGGARVVSVSSSGHLFSPVVFDDLDYRFRPYDPMTAYGQSKTAAVLLAVGVTDRWRDDGIVANALNPGAIATGLQKHTGGLQTPVERRKTIEQGAATSVLLAASPLVDGIGGRYFEDCNESPTVTQRPDDYSGGVAPYALDSGNATRLWDAGEAFVANAVR; encoded by the coding sequence ATGAGCCGTCTGAGCACCCCATTCGGGTTCACCTCCACGGCCGCCGAGGTCCTCGCCGACGTGGACCTGTCAGGACAGCGCATCATCGTCACCGGTGCGACCTCGGACCTGGGGGTGGAGACCGCGCGCGCCTTGGCGGCGGCCGGCGCATCCGTCGTGCTCGGTGTTCGTCGGTTCGACGCCGGCCGAGAGGTGGCGGCCCAGATCGCGGAATCCACCGGGAATGAATCGGTCACGGCCGCCGTGCTGGACGTCGCCGACCTGGCGTCGGTCCGGGACTTCGTCGCGCGGTGCGGCGCCGAGCCGGTGCACGCGTTGATCAACAACGCCGGGATCATGGCGCTGCCCGAACTCGTCCGCTCCAAGGAGGGCCGCGAGATGCAGTTCGCCACCAACTATCTCGGGCACTTCGCCCTCACCGTCGGGCTTCGCCCAGCGCTCGAGGCAGCCGGCGGAGCGCGCGTCGTGTCCGTCAGTTCCAGCGGACACCTGTTCTCGCCGGTGGTCTTCGACGACCTCGACTACCGCTTCCGGCCGTATGACCCCATGACGGCCTACGGGCAATCCAAGACCGCCGCCGTCCTGCTCGCCGTCGGCGTGACCGATCGCTGGCGAGACGACGGGATCGTCGCCAACGCGCTGAATCCGGGCGCGATCGCCACCGGGCTTCAGAAGCACACCGGAGGTTTGCAAACCCCCGTCGAACGCCGCAAGACGATCGAGCAGGGCGCTGCGACCTCCGTGCTGCTGGCCGCGTCACCGCTCGTCGACGGGATCGGCGGTCGCTACTTCGAAGACTGCAACGAGTCACCGACCGTCACGCAGCGCCCCGACGACTACAGCGGCGGCGTCGCGCCGTATGCGCTAGACAGTGGCAACGCCACGCGGCTCTGGGACGCCGGAGAAGCGTTCGTCGCCAACGCCGTTCGTTAG
- a CDS encoding DUF5078 domain-containing protein: protein MRRGGLLAATCGIAATVFAAPAVADSTDDYPIPKRQIETSCDAEQYLAAVRDTSPVYFERYIIDKNNRPADVQQGAVDRIHWFYSLNAFDRRGYSEYIATHVFGEPMAQRWGNWAKIFFNNKGVVAKATDVCMNYPRGDMSVWAWPVAR from the coding sequence ATGCGTCGGGGCGGCCTGCTGGCCGCAACCTGCGGGATCGCGGCGACGGTGTTCGCCGCCCCCGCGGTCGCCGACTCCACGGACGACTACCCCATCCCGAAGCGCCAGATCGAGACGTCGTGCGATGCCGAGCAGTACCTGGCCGCCGTGCGCGACACCAGCCCGGTGTACTTCGAGCGCTACATCATCGACAAGAACAACCGGCCTGCCGACGTGCAGCAGGGCGCCGTGGACCGCATCCACTGGTTCTACTCGCTGAACGCCTTCGACCGGCGCGGCTACTCCGAGTACATCGCCACCCACGTCTTCGGTGAGCCGATGGCTCAGCGCTGGGGCAACTGGGCGAAGATCTTCTTCAACAACAAGGGCGTGGTCGCCAAGGCCACCGACGTCTGCATGAACTACCCGCGCGGCGACATGTCGGTGTGGGCCTGGCCGGTCGCACGCTAA
- a CDS encoding MMPL/RND family transporter, whose amino-acid sequence MTTPNYDPPTDAFPPAKHHTKHEGKPFVPRMIRMFAVPIVIAWVAVIAVLNVIVPQLETVGQMRAVSMSPADAPSMIAMKRVGQNFAEGESDSSAMIVLEGEQPLGDEAHAYYDELIKKLREDTEHVQSIQDFWSDPLTASGSQSSDGRAAYVQVKTAGNQGETLANDSIKAVQDIVDGVPPPDGVKAYVTGPAALAADQHIASDRSMTMIEIATFTVIIVMLLLVYRSIITVLLTLVMVVLSLAASRGVVSFLGYYEIIGLSTFATNLLVTLAIAAATDYAIFLIGRYQEARSIGEDREQAYYTMFGGTAHVVLGSGLTIAGATFCLSFTRLPYFQTLGVPLAIGMVVCVLTALTLGSAIVTIASRFGLLEPKRALRTRGWRKIGAAVVRWPGPILVATVALALIGLLTLPGYRTNYNDRSYLPADLPANQGYAAADRHFSQSRMNPELLMVESDHDLRNSADFLVIDKIAKAVFREEGIARVQTITRPDGKPIEHTSIPFLISMQGTTQKLNEKYMQDMMENIKKQADDMQTTIDSMTKMSALTAQMAGVTHEMVGQMKNMTVDIAELRDNIANFDDFFRPIRNYFYWEPKCYNIPVCWSIRSVFDTLDGINTMTDDIQQLMPLMERLDTLMPQMVALMPEMITTMKTMKTMLLTQYATQKGMQDQQAEGSDNSSAMGEAFDASMNDDSFYLPPEIFDNEDFKRGMKNFISPDGKSVRFMIVHEGDPMSPEGIERIDRIKNAAKEAIKGTPLEGSKVYLGGTAAVFKDMSDGNDYDLLIAGISALALIFIIMLLITRSVVASAVIVGTVVLSLGASFGLSVLIWQHILGIELHWMVMAMAVIILLAVGADYNLLLVARFKEEIHAGLNTGIIRSMGGTGSVVTSAGLVFAFTMMSMAVSELTVIGQVGTTIGLGLLFDTLIVRSLMMPSIAALLGRWFWWPQNVRSRPLPAPWPTPPPSSKDPEPVPTA is encoded by the coding sequence ATGACGACGCCGAACTACGATCCTCCGACCGACGCCTTCCCACCCGCGAAGCACCACACGAAGCACGAGGGAAAGCCGTTCGTCCCTCGGATGATCCGGATGTTCGCCGTCCCGATCGTGATCGCCTGGGTCGCGGTGATCGCCGTGCTCAACGTGATCGTCCCGCAGCTCGAGACCGTCGGGCAGATGCGCGCGGTCTCGATGAGTCCCGCGGATGCGCCGTCGATGATCGCGATGAAGCGCGTCGGCCAGAACTTCGCTGAAGGCGAGTCCGACAGCTCGGCGATGATCGTGCTGGAGGGCGAGCAGCCGCTGGGCGACGAGGCACACGCCTACTACGACGAACTCATCAAGAAGCTGCGCGAGGACACCGAACACGTCCAGTCCATCCAGGACTTCTGGAGCGACCCGCTGACCGCGTCCGGTTCGCAGAGTTCCGACGGCAGGGCGGCCTACGTCCAGGTCAAGACCGCGGGCAACCAGGGCGAGACGCTGGCCAACGACTCGATCAAGGCCGTGCAGGACATCGTCGACGGCGTTCCGCCCCCGGACGGGGTGAAGGCGTACGTCACCGGCCCCGCCGCGCTGGCCGCCGATCAGCACATCGCCAGCGACCGCAGCATGACCATGATCGAGATCGCCACGTTCACGGTGATCATCGTGATGCTGCTGCTCGTCTACCGGTCGATCATCACCGTGCTGCTGACGCTGGTCATGGTGGTGCTCTCGCTGGCGGCGTCACGCGGTGTCGTGTCGTTCCTCGGCTACTACGAGATCATCGGCCTGTCGACCTTCGCGACCAACCTGCTGGTCACGCTCGCGATCGCCGCGGCGACCGACTACGCCATCTTCCTGATCGGCCGATATCAGGAAGCGCGAAGCATCGGCGAGGACCGCGAACAGGCGTACTACACGATGTTCGGTGGCACCGCCCACGTCGTGCTGGGCTCCGGGCTCACCATCGCCGGCGCCACGTTCTGCCTGTCCTTCACCCGGCTGCCCTACTTCCAGACCCTCGGCGTCCCGCTCGCCATCGGCATGGTGGTCTGCGTGCTGACCGCGCTGACCCTCGGGTCGGCCATCGTCACGATCGCCAGCCGGTTCGGGCTCCTCGAGCCCAAGCGTGCACTGCGCACCCGCGGCTGGCGCAAGATCGGCGCCGCAGTGGTGCGCTGGCCCGGACCCATCCTCGTGGCGACCGTCGCGCTGGCACTGATCGGCCTGCTGACGCTGCCCGGCTACCGCACCAACTACAACGACCGCAGCTACCTGCCCGCGGACCTGCCTGCCAACCAGGGTTACGCGGCGGCTGACCGGCACTTCTCCCAGTCCCGGATGAACCCTGAGCTGCTGATGGTCGAGAGCGATCACGACCTGCGCAACTCGGCGGACTTCCTCGTCATCGACAAGATCGCGAAGGCGGTCTTCCGCGAGGAGGGCATCGCCCGGGTGCAGACCATCACCCGGCCCGACGGCAAGCCCATCGAGCACACCTCCATCCCCTTCCTGATCAGCATGCAGGGCACCACGCAGAAGCTGAACGAGAAGTACATGCAGGACATGATGGAGAACATCAAGAAGCAAGCCGACGACATGCAGACGACCATCGACTCGATGACGAAGATGTCGGCGCTGACGGCGCAGATGGCGGGCGTCACGCACGAGATGGTCGGCCAGATGAAGAACATGACGGTCGACATCGCCGAACTGCGCGACAACATCGCCAACTTCGACGACTTCTTCCGGCCCATCCGCAACTACTTCTACTGGGAACCCAAGTGCTACAACATCCCGGTCTGCTGGTCGATCCGATCGGTCTTCGACACCCTTGACGGCATCAACACGATGACCGACGACATTCAGCAGTTGATGCCGCTCATGGAGCGACTCGACACCCTGATGCCGCAGATGGTCGCGTTGATGCCCGAGATGATCACGACGATGAAGACCATGAAGACGATGCTGCTCACGCAGTACGCGACCCAGAAGGGCATGCAGGATCAGCAGGCCGAGGGTTCGGACAACTCGTCGGCGATGGGCGAGGCATTCGACGCATCGATGAACGACGACTCGTTCTATCTGCCACCGGAGATCTTCGACAACGAGGACTTCAAGCGCGGCATGAAGAACTTCATCTCGCCCGACGGCAAGTCGGTGCGCTTCATGATCGTGCACGAGGGCGATCCGATGTCCCCCGAGGGCATCGAGCGGATCGACCGGATCAAGAACGCCGCCAAGGAAGCCATCAAGGGCACGCCGCTGGAGGGCTCGAAGGTCTACCTCGGCGGTACGGCCGCGGTGTTCAAGGACATGTCCGACGGCAACGACTACGACCTGCTGATCGCAGGCATCTCCGCGCTGGCGCTGATCTTCATCATCATGTTGCTGATCACCCGCAGCGTCGTGGCCTCGGCGGTGATCGTCGGAACTGTGGTGCTCTCACTGGGCGCATCGTTCGGCCTGTCGGTCCTGATCTGGCAGCACATCCTGGGCATCGAACTGCACTGGATGGTCATGGCGATGGCGGTGATCATCCTGCTCGCCGTGGGCGCCGACTACAACCTGTTGTTGGTCGCGCGCTTCAAGGAGGAGATACACGCGGGCTTGAACACCGGCATCATCCGATCCATGGGCGGCACCGGGTCGGTGGTCACGTCGGCGGGCCTGGTGTTCGCGTTCACGATGATGTCGATGGCGGTCAGTGAACTGACCGTGATCGGCCAGGTCGGCACCACGATCGGTCTGGGTCTGCTGTTCGACACCCTGATCGTGCGCTCGCTGATGATGCCGTCCATCGCCGCACTGCTCGGACGGTGGTTCTGGTGGCCGCAGAACGTCCGGTCCCGCCCCCTACCCGCCCCGTGGCCGACGCCTCCGCCGTCGTCCAAGGATCCCGAACCGGTCCCCACCGCATGA
- a CDS encoding MmpS family protein, whose amino-acid sequence MTGLLKKAWIPLLIVVVVAVAGFTVQRIRTFFGAEGITVTPVQFADDPEPFDPKVVTYEIFGEPGAYADINYLDLDAKPQRVDGAMLPWSLTLSTTAAAAQPNIVAQGDGSSITCRVTVDDEVKEERTSTGLNAQTFCLVKSA is encoded by the coding sequence GTGACGGGCCTGCTGAAGAAGGCGTGGATTCCACTCCTCATCGTCGTGGTCGTGGCGGTGGCAGGCTTCACCGTCCAGCGCATCCGCACGTTCTTCGGTGCCGAGGGCATCACCGTCACCCCGGTCCAGTTCGCCGACGACCCCGAGCCGTTCGACCCCAAGGTCGTCACCTACGAGATCTTCGGCGAGCCGGGTGCCTACGCGGACATCAACTACCTCGACCTCGACGCGAAGCCGCAGCGGGTCGACGGCGCGATGCTGCCCTGGTCGCTGACGCTGTCGACCACGGCTGCCGCCGCACAGCCGAACATCGTCGCCCAGGGCGACGGCAGCTCGATCACCTGCCGCGTCACCGTCGATGACGAGGTGAAGGAAGAAAGGACGTCGACCGGCTTGAACGCCCAGACATTCTGCCTGGTGAAGTCGGCATGA
- a CDS encoding DUF732 domain-containing protein translates to MGTHAIRWVRGVVIATLGAATVALAAPASADVDTDFTAELNTYGIYGQKDYNAWIGKIVCKRMRTGLDADAYEAATFLKLNLHKKSTEQQVYQFLGGAIRYYCPDQQVVLDRLAAGQTGGGTAPIDEADPGPAGPPLPSER, encoded by the coding sequence ATGGGTACACATGCAATCCGCTGGGTCAGGGGAGTGGTCATCGCGACGCTGGGCGCCGCGACGGTCGCGTTGGCGGCGCCTGCCAGCGCCGATGTCGACACCGACTTCACCGCCGAACTGAACACGTACGGCATCTACGGGCAGAAGGACTACAACGCCTGGATCGGCAAGATCGTGTGCAAGCGCATGCGTACCGGACTCGACGCCGACGCCTACGAAGCCGCCACGTTCCTCAAGCTGAACCTGCACAAGAAGAGCACCGAGCAGCAGGTGTACCAGTTCCTCGGTGGAGCCATCCGGTACTACTGCCCCGATCAGCAGGTCGTCCTCGACCGGTTGGCCGCCGGTCAGACCGGCGGCGGCACCGCGCCGATCGACGAGGCCGATCCCGGACCCGCCGGCCCGCCGCTGCCGTCCGAGCGCTAG
- a CDS encoding cytochrome P450, translated as MTVTDAADVYFDPYDQALNSDPYPVHRRLREEAPLYYNEQYDFYALSRFDDVSKALVDNRTLSSARGVILELIKSGIEIPPGTLVFEDPPIHDIHRKLVARMFTPRKIAALEEKVRAFCAQSLDPLVGTGRFDFIADLGAQMPMKTIGMLLGIPESDQEAIRDHGNAQMKTEGGEPMKMASEGLDPGQVFAEYVDWRARHPSDDIMTDLLTVEFTDEHGVTRKLTRDELLMYLNVVATAGNETSTRLIGWAGKVLSEHPEQRRQLVEDRSLIPRAIEELLRFEPPAPNVGRYVTRDVDYHGRTVPAGSAMLLLVGAANRDHRQFPPDGDVFDIHRETRAHLTFGVGAHYCLGSSLARLEGRIALDEILKRFPEWDLDLDGAVLTATAAVRGFDALPARV; from the coding sequence ATGACGGTCACCGATGCCGCAGACGTGTACTTCGATCCCTACGACCAGGCCTTGAACAGCGATCCGTACCCGGTGCACCGGCGCCTACGGGAAGAGGCGCCGCTGTACTACAACGAGCAGTACGACTTCTACGCGCTGAGCCGGTTCGACGACGTCAGCAAGGCACTGGTCGATAATCGGACGCTCAGCTCGGCACGCGGCGTCATCCTGGAACTGATCAAGTCCGGCATCGAGATCCCACCGGGCACGCTGGTCTTCGAAGACCCTCCGATCCACGACATCCACCGCAAGCTGGTGGCGCGGATGTTCACCCCGCGCAAGATCGCCGCGCTCGAGGAGAAGGTGCGAGCGTTCTGCGCTCAGAGCCTCGACCCGCTGGTCGGGACGGGCCGGTTCGACTTCATCGCCGACCTCGGCGCTCAGATGCCGATGAAGACGATCGGCATGCTGCTCGGCATCCCGGAGTCGGACCAGGAGGCGATCCGGGATCACGGCAACGCGCAGATGAAGACCGAGGGCGGCGAACCGATGAAGATGGCATCGGAGGGCCTCGACCCCGGCCAGGTGTTCGCCGAGTACGTCGACTGGCGGGCACGCCACCCCTCCGACGACATCATGACCGACCTGCTCACCGTGGAGTTCACCGACGAGCACGGCGTCACCCGCAAGCTGACCCGCGACGAATTGCTGATGTACCTGAACGTCGTCGCGACCGCGGGCAACGAGACCTCCACGCGATTGATCGGGTGGGCGGGCAAGGTGTTGTCCGAGCACCCCGAGCAGCGGCGGCAACTGGTCGAGGACCGCTCACTGATCCCCCGGGCGATCGAGGAACTACTGCGCTTCGAGCCGCCCGCACCCAACGTCGGCCGGTACGTCACCCGCGACGTCGACTACCACGGCCGAACGGTGCCAGCGGGCAGCGCGATGCTGTTGCTCGTCGGCGCCGCCAACCGCGACCACCGCCAGTTCCCGCCCGACGGCGACGTGTTCGACATCCACCGGGAGACGCGGGCCCATCTGACCTTCGGGGTGGGCGCCCACTACTGCCTGGGGTCGTCGCTCGCGCGGCTGGAGGGGCGCATTGCGCTCGACGAGATCCTGAAGCGGTTCCCGGAATGGGACCTCGACCTCGACGGGGCGGTGCTCACGGCGACGGCCGCGGTGCGCGGGTTCGACGCCCTTCCGGCGAGGGTGTGA
- a CDS encoding TetR/AcrR family transcriptional regulator, which translates to MARVQSRAGTAGGSESQRKPTAADLQRRETRERIFGAAIEEFKRAGMAEADIGSIVAAAGVARGTFYFHFPSKEHVLLELERREEKRIAAEMTRFAKTSGALPDLLAEIVRVVVAAERRLGQLLFKDVLAVHFSPMRPPEDEWTDHAIIVVLVEEIDRARQRGEVDPSVDASLSAMYFLLGLYALLTTTQQSKAIRTFMLDNFVAQAWRGMEAR; encoded by the coding sequence GTGGCGCGCGTGCAGAGCAGGGCGGGAACGGCCGGGGGAAGCGAGTCGCAGCGCAAGCCGACGGCCGCGGATCTGCAGCGCCGGGAGACCCGCGAGCGGATCTTCGGCGCCGCGATCGAGGAGTTCAAGCGGGCGGGCATGGCCGAGGCCGACATCGGGTCGATCGTCGCGGCGGCCGGCGTCGCCCGGGGCACGTTCTACTTCCACTTCCCGAGCAAGGAACACGTCCTGCTCGAACTGGAACGACGGGAGGAGAAGCGCATCGCCGCCGAGATGACTCGGTTCGCGAAGACCTCCGGTGCGCTACCCGATCTGCTGGCCGAGATCGTCCGGGTGGTCGTCGCCGCCGAGCGCCGTCTCGGTCAGCTGTTGTTCAAAGACGTTCTCGCCGTGCATTTTTCGCCCATGCGGCCACCTGAGGACGAATGGACCGACCACGCCATCATCGTGGTCCTGGTCGAGGAGATCGACCGCGCGCGCCAGCGTGGCGAGGTGGACCCGTCCGTCGACGCGAGCCTGAGCGCCATGTACTTCCTGCTCGGCCTGTATGCGCTGCTCACCACCACTCAGCAGTCCAAGGCGATCCGTACGTTCATGCTGGACAACTTCGTCGCGCAGGCGTGGCGCGGCATGGAAGCCCGGTAG
- a CDS encoding LLM class flavin-dependent oxidoreductase has protein sequence MGFSFDDVLHRALRCEDLGIGSLWLYDHMFGPGVPNIPSLEAWTLATALLARTERLRVGHMVLCNQFRHPAVLAKMVTTLDQISAGRLELGIGSGSIEDEHRRMGMEWGTFGERSERLGETLEILHQALGNGTVDFQGKHFTVTDMPIVPGPVQRPRPPIVVGGVGEKFTLPLVARYADVWNVPTYALDDLDRKRDLLRAACADVGRDVDEIVLSVEAVMALAPDDEALPGVRALAEKRFGGPGFGLREGGLVGTPGHVVDRIHELAAMGFGQIVLFTHDRASDQTLDLLAAQVIAAL, from the coding sequence ATGGGGTTCTCCTTCGACGACGTCCTGCACCGCGCCCTGCGCTGCGAGGACCTCGGCATCGGATCGCTGTGGCTCTACGACCACATGTTCGGCCCAGGCGTGCCGAACATCCCGTCGCTCGAGGCGTGGACGCTGGCCACCGCCCTGCTGGCCCGCACCGAGCGACTACGGGTCGGTCACATGGTGCTGTGCAACCAGTTCCGGCATCCCGCGGTCCTGGCGAAGATGGTCACCACACTCGACCAGATCTCGGCCGGCAGACTGGAACTCGGCATCGGCAGCGGATCGATCGAAGACGAGCACCGACGCATGGGCATGGAGTGGGGCACGTTCGGTGAACGGTCCGAGCGGCTCGGCGAGACGCTCGAGATCCTGCACCAGGCGCTCGGGAACGGGACCGTCGACTTCCAGGGCAAGCACTTCACGGTCACCGACATGCCGATCGTGCCGGGCCCGGTGCAGCGGCCGCGCCCGCCCATCGTCGTCGGCGGAGTCGGCGAGAAGTTCACCCTGCCGCTGGTCGCGCGCTACGCCGACGTGTGGAACGTGCCGACGTACGCCCTCGACGATCTCGACCGCAAGCGCGACCTCCTGCGAGCCGCCTGCGCCGACGTTGGTCGCGACGTCGACGAGATCGTGCTGTCGGTCGAGGCCGTCATGGCGCTCGCGCCCGACGACGAAGCCCTTCCCGGTGTCCGGGCGCTGGCCGAGAAGCGGTTCGGCGGACCGGGATTCGGCCTCCGCGAGGGCGGCCTGGTGGGCACGCCGGGGCACGTCGTCGACCGCATCCACGAACTCGCGGCGATGGGCTTCGGACAGATCGTGCTGTTCACCCACGACCGTGCGTCCGACCAGACCCTGGACCTGCTGGCGGCCCAGGTGATCGCGGCGCTCTAG